From one Streptomyces spiramyceticus genomic stretch:
- a CDS encoding bifunctional RNase H/acid phosphatase, with product MGRSLVIEADGGSRGNPGPAGYGAVVLDPITGETLAEAAEYIGFATNNVAEYKGLIAGLRAAHALDPDATVHVRMDSKLVVEQMSGRWKIKHPDMKPLAAEAATVFPRSQVTYAWIPREKNKHADRLANEAMDAGKKGKQWEPSASTAELAARDAARDAARDAEAARVVGDATAGAAKARAALTGAATGATTRTASVVPAPASASASGVRESPAAPAVTSASAAPTVGWGAAADLGTPATFVLLRHGETALTPEKRFSGSGGADPELSAVGRRQAEAVAMALAARGTVQEIVSSPLRRCRETAEVVAARLGLTVRIEEGLRETDFGAWEGLTFGEVQEQYPDDLNAWLASAKAAPTGGGESFATVARRVSATRDKLIARYAGRTVLLVTHVTPVKTLVRLALGAPPESLFRMELSAASLSAVAYYADGNASLRLLNDTSHLR from the coding sequence ATGGGACGCAGCCTCGTCATCGAGGCCGACGGCGGCTCCCGGGGCAACCCGGGGCCGGCCGGCTACGGCGCGGTCGTGCTGGACCCCATCACGGGGGAGACGCTCGCCGAGGCCGCCGAGTACATCGGCTTCGCCACGAACAACGTCGCCGAATACAAGGGCCTGATCGCGGGATTGCGCGCCGCGCATGCCCTCGATCCCGACGCGACGGTCCATGTCCGTATGGACTCGAAGCTCGTCGTCGAGCAGATGTCCGGCCGCTGGAAGATCAAGCACCCGGACATGAAGCCGCTCGCGGCGGAGGCCGCGACGGTCTTCCCGCGCTCCCAGGTCACGTACGCGTGGATCCCCCGGGAGAAGAACAAGCACGCGGACCGGCTCGCCAACGAGGCGATGGACGCGGGAAAGAAGGGCAAGCAGTGGGAGCCGTCGGCTTCCACCGCCGAACTCGCCGCCCGTGATGCCGCACGCGACGCGGCTCGCGACGCGGAGGCGGCGCGAGTCGTCGGCGATGCGACGGCGGGTGCGGCCAAGGCACGGGCGGCGCTGACGGGGGCGGCGACGGGGGCGACGACGCGCACGGCGTCGGTGGTCCCGGCGCCCGCGTCCGCGTCTGCGTCCGGCGTACGTGAATCCCCTGCCGCCCCTGCTGTCACTTCCGCCTCTGCTGCGCCGACCGTCGGTTGGGGGGCCGCCGCCGATCTCGGTACGCCCGCCACGTTCGTACTGCTGCGACACGGCGAGACGGCCCTCACCCCCGAGAAGCGGTTCTCCGGCAGCGGCGGCGCCGACCCCGAACTGTCGGCGGTCGGCCGGCGCCAGGCCGAAGCGGTCGCCATGGCGCTGGCCGCGCGCGGCACGGTCCAGGAGATCGTCAGCTCCCCGCTGCGGCGCTGCCGCGAGACGGCGGAGGTGGTGGCCGCACGCCTGGGGCTGACCGTCCGTATCGAGGAGGGCCTGCGCGAGACCGACTTCGGTGCGTGGGAGGGCCTGACCTTCGGCGAGGTCCAGGAGCAGTACCCGGACGACCTGAACGCGTGGCTCGCCTCGGCGAAGGCGGCTCCTACGGGTGGCGGCGAGAGCTTCGCGACGGTGGCCCGCCGGGTCTCGGCGACCCGGGACAAACTGATCGCGCGGTACGCGGGCCGGACGGTCCTGCTGGTCACCCACGTGACGCCGGTCAAGACCCTGGTCAGGCTCGCACTGGGCGCACCGCCCGAGTCCCTGTTCCGCATGGAACTCTCGGCGGCGTCGCTGTCGGCGGTGGCGTACTACGCGGACGGCAACGCGTCGCTGCGGTTGCTGAACGACACGTCGCACTTGCGCTGA
- a CDS encoding zinc ribbon domain-containing protein, giving the protein MNAAPADQIRLLDVQALDLRLSQLAHRRKSLPEHAELESLTKDLAQLRDLLVASQTEESDTTREQTKAEQDVDQVRQRAVRDQQRLDSGAVTSPKDLENLQRELVSLAKRQGDLEDVVLEVMERRETIQERVAELTERVSSVQAKVDDTTARRDAAFEEIDSEVATVTKQREVASATIPADLLKLYEKLRVQSGGVGAARLYQRRCEGCQLELNITEVNEVRAAAPDTVLRCENCRRILVRTSESGL; this is encoded by the coding sequence CTGAACGCCGCGCCCGCCGACCAGATCCGTCTCCTCGACGTCCAGGCCCTCGACCTCCGCCTGTCACAGCTCGCCCACAGGCGTAAGTCCCTCCCCGAGCACGCCGAGCTCGAATCGCTCACCAAGGACCTCGCGCAGCTGCGAGACCTGCTGGTCGCCTCGCAGACCGAGGAGAGCGACACCACCCGCGAGCAGACCAAGGCCGAGCAGGACGTCGACCAAGTGCGCCAGCGCGCCGTCCGCGACCAGCAGCGCCTCGACTCCGGTGCCGTCACGTCCCCCAAGGACCTGGAGAACCTCCAGCGCGAGCTCGTCTCGCTCGCCAAGCGCCAGGGTGACCTGGAGGACGTCGTCCTCGAAGTCATGGAGCGCCGCGAGACCATCCAGGAGCGCGTCGCCGAGCTGACCGAGCGCGTCTCGTCCGTCCAGGCCAAGGTCGACGACACGACCGCGCGCCGCGACGCCGCGTTCGAGGAGATCGACAGCGAGGTCGCCACGGTCACCAAGCAGCGCGAGGTCGCCTCGGCCACCATCCCCGCCGACCTCCTGAAGCTGTACGAGAAGCTGCGCGTCCAGTCGGGTGGTGTCGGCGCGGCCCGTCTCTACCAGCGCCGTTGCGAGGGCTGCCAGCTGGAGCTCAACATCACCGAGGTCAACGAGGTGCGGGCCGCCGCTCCCGACACGGTGCTGCGCTGCGAGAACTGCCGCCGCATTCTGGTCCGTACGTCCGAGTCCGGCCTGTAA
- a CDS encoding Nif3-like dinuclear metal center hexameric protein — MPRLSEVIAALDALWPPERAESWDAVGTVCGDPDAEVTRVLFAVDPVQETVDEAVKLGANLLVTHHPLYLRGTTTVAASTFKGRAVHTLIKNDIALHVAHTNADSADPGVSDALAGALDLRVTGPLVPDPTDPKGHRGLGCICEVDPPATLRHFAARVAARLPATAQGVRVAGDPDALIRTVAVSGGSGDSLFAEVRAAGVDAFLTADLRHHPASEAREQTPLALIDAAHWATEWPWCEQAAAQLDEISDRHGWDLRVHVSKTVTDPWTTHHSSGAPN, encoded by the coding sequence GTGCCCCGTCTGTCTGAAGTCATCGCCGCGCTCGACGCCCTCTGGCCACCGGAGCGAGCCGAAAGCTGGGACGCGGTCGGTACGGTCTGCGGCGATCCCGACGCCGAAGTGACCCGGGTCCTCTTCGCCGTCGACCCCGTCCAGGAGACCGTCGACGAGGCCGTGAAGCTCGGCGCGAACCTCCTCGTCACCCACCACCCGCTCTACCTGCGCGGTACGACGACGGTCGCGGCCTCCACCTTCAAGGGCCGCGCCGTGCACACCCTGATCAAGAACGACATCGCGCTGCACGTTGCCCACACCAACGCGGACAGCGCCGACCCCGGCGTCTCCGACGCCCTCGCCGGTGCGCTCGACCTGCGGGTCACCGGGCCCCTCGTGCCCGACCCCACCGATCCCAAGGGCCACCGCGGCCTCGGCTGTATCTGCGAGGTCGACCCCCCGGCCACCCTGCGCCACTTCGCCGCCCGCGTCGCCGCCCGGCTGCCTGCCACCGCGCAGGGCGTCCGCGTCGCCGGCGACCCGGACGCCCTCATCCGTACCGTCGCCGTCAGCGGCGGATCCGGCGACAGCCTCTTCGCCGAGGTACGGGCGGCCGGCGTCGACGCGTTCCTCACCGCCGACCTGCGCCACCACCCGGCCTCCGAGGCCCGCGAACAGACACCCCTCGCGCTGATCGACGCCGCGCACTGGGCCACCGAATGGCCCTGGTGCGAGCAGGCCGCCGCACAGCTCGACGAGATTTCCGACCGTCACGGATGGGACCTGCGCGTCCACGTCTCGAAGACCGTCACCGACCCCTGGACAACCCACCACTCTTCTGGAGCCCCCAACTGA
- a CDS encoding 3-oxoacyl-ACP reductase, with protein sequence MPQLLPQPLDGLSAIVTGAGRGLGRAEALELAGLGASVVVNDYGQPGRDGSGEASAAPAEEVAAEIRAAGGRAVAHLGDVSDYEQAGELIQLAVDTYGKLDILVNNAGILRDRMVFSMTEEEWDSVIRVHLKGHFNTTHFAAGHWRERSKAAGGRPVYGRIVNTSSEAYLAGSAGQPNYAAAKGGIVGLTTSTALALAKYGVTANAICPRARTRMTEDVFAGFAEPSAGELDALAPEHVSPLVGYLASPAAAKVNGQLLVVHGGMVAAMERPKVAAKFDTSKDVFSYAELDDRLSSYFEERPGDETFGAAEVLALKHG encoded by the coding sequence ATGCCACAGCTACTGCCGCAGCCACTCGACGGGCTGTCCGCGATCGTGACGGGCGCGGGCCGCGGCCTCGGCCGCGCCGAGGCGCTGGAACTGGCCGGGCTCGGGGCGAGCGTCGTCGTCAACGACTACGGGCAGCCGGGCCGCGACGGCTCCGGTGAGGCGTCGGCCGCCCCGGCGGAGGAGGTCGCCGCGGAGATCCGCGCGGCGGGCGGGCGGGCCGTCGCGCACCTCGGCGACGTATCCGACTACGAGCAGGCGGGCGAGCTGATCCAGCTGGCCGTCGATACGTACGGAAAGCTCGACATCCTGGTCAACAATGCGGGCATTCTGCGTGACCGGATGGTCTTCTCGATGACCGAGGAGGAGTGGGACTCGGTGATACGGGTCCACCTCAAGGGCCACTTCAACACCACGCACTTCGCGGCCGGCCACTGGCGTGAGCGGTCGAAGGCGGCCGGGGGCCGCCCGGTGTACGGCCGGATCGTCAACACCTCGTCCGAGGCGTACCTGGCGGGTTCGGCGGGCCAGCCCAATTACGCGGCGGCCAAGGGTGGCATCGTCGGCCTGACGACGTCGACGGCGCTCGCCCTCGCCAAGTACGGGGTGACAGCCAACGCGATCTGCCCGCGTGCGCGTACGCGTATGACGGAGGACGTCTTCGCCGGCTTCGCGGAACCCTCCGCGGGAGAACTCGACGCGCTGGCCCCCGAGCACGTTTCCCCGCTCGTCGGCTACCTCGCCTCTCCGGCAGCCGCCAAGGTCAACGGCCAGCTGCTGGTGGTCCACGGCGGCATGGTCGCCGCCATGGAACGCCCCAAGGTGGCGGCGAAGTTCGATACGTCGAAGGACGTCTTCTCGTACGCGGAACTGGACGACCGGCTGTCGTCGTACTTCGAGGAGCGTCCGGGGGACGAGACGTTCGGGGCGGCGGAGGTGCTTGCCCTCAAGCACGGCTGA
- a CDS encoding Zn-dependent alcohol dehydrogenase — protein MRAAVLHEIGQDKLEVLDDVEAVGFGPGKVKLRIRATGLCHSDISAMKGVLPQPAPFIPGHEGAGEVIDVGDGVTGLGQGDRVIVCWLPACRTCASCKRGQTHMCLAGLMNAGVPNFKRPGGDVFGFAGTGTFTEEAVVAAGCAVPIPDDVPYEIAALIGCGVTTGLGAAINTAQVEAGSSVAVIGCGGVGISAIQGARVQGAAQIVAVDPVASRREAALKFGATEAVSPDELADAKQRITAGEGFDYVFEVVGKSATARTAYETTRRGGTLCVVGAGAMDDLFQVNMFELFFDEKSILPSMYGGGDVLRSYERAIALWRAGRIDLEGMITHRVRLDGINDALDQMRTGEALRTCIEI, from the coding sequence GTGCGCGCAGCCGTACTGCACGAGATAGGGCAGGACAAGCTCGAAGTACTCGACGACGTCGAGGCGGTGGGCTTCGGCCCCGGCAAGGTCAAACTCCGCATCCGGGCCACCGGACTGTGCCACTCCGACATCTCCGCGATGAAAGGCGTACTGCCCCAGCCCGCCCCCTTCATCCCCGGCCACGAGGGCGCGGGCGAGGTGATCGACGTCGGAGACGGCGTCACCGGCCTCGGCCAGGGAGACCGGGTCATCGTCTGCTGGCTGCCCGCGTGCCGGACCTGCGCGTCCTGCAAGCGCGGCCAGACGCACATGTGCCTCGCCGGCCTCATGAACGCGGGCGTACCCAACTTCAAGCGCCCCGGTGGCGACGTCTTCGGCTTCGCCGGAACGGGCACCTTCACCGAAGAGGCCGTGGTCGCGGCGGGCTGCGCCGTACCGATACCCGACGACGTACCGTACGAGATCGCGGCGCTCATCGGCTGCGGCGTGACGACAGGACTCGGTGCGGCCATCAACACCGCGCAGGTGGAAGCGGGTTCGTCGGTCGCCGTCATCGGCTGCGGCGGCGTCGGCATCTCGGCGATCCAGGGCGCGAGGGTGCAGGGCGCGGCGCAGATCGTCGCCGTCGACCCGGTCGCTTCGCGGCGCGAGGCGGCGCTGAAGTTCGGCGCGACGGAGGCCGTGTCGCCCGACGAACTCGCCGACGCCAAGCAGCGCATCACCGCGGGCGAGGGCTTCGACTACGTCTTCGAGGTCGTGGGCAAGTCCGCCACCGCCCGGACCGCGTACGAGACGACACGGCGCGGCGGGACGCTGTGCGTAGTCGGCGCGGGCGCGATGGACGACTTGTTCCAGGTCAACATGTTCGAGCTGTTCTTCGACGAGAAGAGCATCCTGCCTTCGATGTACGGCGGCGGGGACGTGCTCCGTTCGTACGAGCGGGCCATCGCGCTGTGGCGCGCGGGCCGGATCGACCTGGAGGGCATGATCACGCACCGGGTGCGGCTGGACGGGATCAACGACGCTCTGGACCAGATGCGCACGGGCGAGGCGTTGCGCACGTGCATAGAAATCTGA
- a CDS encoding MaoC/PaaZ C-terminal domain-containing protein — MPIDAAKAVAAEPRSAEITWDHKDIQLYHLGLGAGTPATDSDELRYTLESKLHVLPSFATVAGAGGAGAVSGLSTPGIDVNLAHVLHGGQSIELHRPIPVKGNAVQTSKVQAVYDKGKAAVIVLRSEAADADGPLWTSDAQIFVRGEGGFGGERGPSVRVEQPTHAPDAEVERPIREDQALLYRLSGDWNPLHADPEFAKLAGFDRPILHGLCSYGMTLKAVVDTLLGGDVTRVSSYSTRFAGVVFPGETLRLRMWKSPGRVQVSVTAVERDDAPVLADTTVVHT, encoded by the coding sequence ATGCCCATCGATGCCGCCAAGGCCGTCGCCGCCGAACCGCGCAGCGCCGAGATCACCTGGGACCACAAGGACATCCAGCTCTACCACCTCGGCCTCGGTGCAGGTACACCCGCCACCGACTCCGACGAGCTGCGCTACACGCTCGAATCCAAGCTGCACGTCCTGCCCAGCTTCGCCACCGTCGCGGGCGCGGGCGGTGCCGGCGCCGTCAGCGGCCTGTCCACGCCCGGCATCGACGTCAACCTCGCCCACGTCCTGCACGGCGGCCAGAGCATCGAGCTGCACCGGCCGATCCCCGTCAAGGGCAACGCCGTTCAGACCTCAAAGGTCCAGGCGGTGTACGACAAGGGCAAGGCGGCCGTCATCGTACTGCGCTCCGAGGCGGCCGACGCCGACGGGCCGCTGTGGACCAGCGACGCCCAGATCTTCGTACGCGGCGAAGGCGGCTTCGGCGGCGAGCGCGGACCCTCCGTCCGCGTCGAGCAGCCCACCCACGCGCCGGACGCGGAGGTGGAGCGTCCGATCCGCGAGGACCAGGCACTCCTCTACCGCCTCTCCGGCGACTGGAACCCGCTGCACGCCGACCCGGAGTTCGCGAAGCTCGCCGGCTTCGACCGGCCGATCCTGCACGGCCTGTGCTCGTACGGCATGACACTCAAGGCCGTCGTCGACACCCTGCTCGGCGGCGACGTCACGCGCGTGAGTTCGTACAGCACCCGCTTCGCCGGAGTCGTCTTCCCCGGCGAGACGCTGCGCCTGCGGATGTGGAAGTCGCCCGGGCGCGTCCAGGTGTCGGTCACCGCCGTCGAGAGGGACGACGCGCCGGTGCTGGCCGACACCACCGTCGTACATACCTGA
- a CDS encoding response regulator transcription factor: protein MIRVLLAEDQGMKRGALALLLGLEKDIQVVAQVAAGDEIVDAALLSRPDVALLDIELPGLSGLDAAALLREEAPDCRVLILTTSGRPGYLRRAMEAGAAGFLVKDGPVEELAATIRRVLTGETVIDPALAAAALSSDVPSPLTARECEVLNAAADGATVADLAEKLDLSESTVRNCLSSAIGKTGTGDSTEAVRAARQQGWL, encoded by the coding sequence ATGATCAGAGTCCTCCTCGCCGAGGACCAGGGCATGAAGCGCGGCGCCCTCGCCCTGCTCCTCGGCCTTGAGAAGGACATCCAGGTCGTCGCCCAAGTGGCCGCCGGCGACGAGATCGTGGACGCCGCTCTCCTCTCCCGTCCTGACGTGGCGCTCCTGGACATCGAACTCCCCGGCCTCAGCGGACTCGACGCCGCCGCACTGCTGCGCGAGGAGGCGCCCGACTGCCGGGTGCTGATCCTCACCACCTCCGGTCGGCCCGGTTATCTGCGGCGCGCGATGGAGGCCGGGGCGGCGGGGTTCCTGGTCAAGGACGGCCCGGTGGAGGAGCTGGCCGCGACCATCCGCCGGGTGCTGACCGGCGAGACTGTCATCGACCCGGCACTCGCCGCTGCCGCCCTGAGCTCCGACGTGCCCAGCCCTCTGACCGCGCGCGAGTGCGAGGTACTGAACGCGGCGGCGGACGGGGCTACCGTCGCCGACCTTGCCGAGAAGCTGGACCTGTCCGAGTCGACGGTACGGAACTGCCTCTCGTCGGCGATCGGCAAGACCGGCACCGGCGACAGCACGGAGGCGGTACGGGCGGCGCGGCAGCAGGGCTGGCTCTGA
- a CDS encoding SigE family RNA polymerase sigma factor produces the protein MGERKQVRDEEFRGFVVNRWPQLMRTAFLLTGEQHAAEDLVQSSLERAYVSWGRVSAAGDPDAYVRRIMVNAHARKHRRKLKEFLSLQDSAPILDAPERGDRMAQADDRSALLRALAQLPVRQREAVVLRYWEDLSETQAAEAMGCSVGAVKSNAAKGIAKLRAIPALTEKVGSRGAK, from the coding sequence ATGGGGGAGCGAAAGCAGGTCCGGGACGAAGAGTTCCGGGGATTCGTCGTCAACCGCTGGCCGCAGCTGATGCGTACGGCGTTTCTTCTCACGGGGGAGCAGCACGCAGCGGAGGACCTGGTGCAGTCGTCCCTGGAGCGGGCGTACGTGTCCTGGGGCAGGGTGAGCGCCGCCGGTGATCCGGACGCGTATGTGCGGCGCATCATGGTCAACGCCCATGCGCGAAAACACCGCAGGAAGCTCAAGGAGTTCCTCTCGCTGCAGGATTCGGCTCCGATACTCGATGCGCCCGAGCGCGGTGACCGGATGGCGCAGGCCGACGACCGGTCCGCTCTGCTGCGCGCCCTCGCCCAGCTCCCCGTGCGTCAGCGGGAAGCGGTGGTGCTGCGGTACTGGGAGGACCTGAGCGAGACCCAGGCCGCAGAAGCCATGGGCTGCTCGGTGGGAGCCGTGAAGAGCAATGCCGCCAAGGGGATCGCCAAGCTGCGTGCCATTCCCGCATTGACCGAGAAGGTCGGAAGCCGAGGGGCGAAGTGA